The following proteins are co-located in the Shouchella hunanensis genome:
- a CDS encoding DUF5325 family protein, producing the protein MNKENVIFLTLSIITVLCIMGIGVAVAERSLLIAVVSIVGIVVSMGLGFGLRKKNVNSQN; encoded by the coding sequence TTGAATAAAGAAAATGTGATATTCCTAACACTATCCATTATAACGGTATTGTGTATTATGGGGATTGGCGTCGCTGTTGCAGAACGTAGTCTTCTAATTGCTGTTGTCTCAATCGTTGGAATCGTTGTCTCCATGGGACTAGGATTTGGATTAAGAAAAAAAAACGTGAATAGCCAAAATTAA